The following proteins come from a genomic window of Gimesia chilikensis:
- a CDS encoding GspE/PulE family protein → MNTNSLLQPKMRLGDLLIFKEYITAEQLDSALEEQSQGDGSQLLGELLVNNEYCTEEQVLECLALEYRIPYVQLDSRMFDSKIFDVLPREFVEKHTVLPLFKVRNVLTVAVAEPTNVFLVDQLRDLTKSEIQIVAASAREIRRMVQTYMPNTNVFVIDDIIDDANGTNVELIEESIDDIGFDVEFAGQSPIIKLVNYIIYNAVREGASDIHIEPNEQQLRVRYRVDGVLHQALEPPVHLAPAVSSRIKIMASLDISERRLPQDGRIHVLMEGRPIDLRVSTLPMPSGEKVVIRILDNRSVNISLEQLGFSSEVLENFTEQLEKPNGIILVTGPTGSGKSTTLYAALNAVSSIEKNVCTVEDPIEYQLPIINQFQVNEKIGLSFATILRSLLRQDPDVVMVGEIRDQETGKIAIQAALTGHLVFSTLHTNDAISAITRLINMGVDDYLIAAAVNMALAQRLCRKLCPKCKTPYELPKAMQLAVERVGLEANEFYKNKGCKRCRNTGFSGRIGVHEILTIDDQLREIISSNPTVAAVKEYAQNNGMIPLRYDALRKAQEGLTTVEEAIKVSDEGWIPRKPALIRSHS, encoded by the coding sequence ATGAATACCAATTCCCTGTTACAACCGAAAATGCGGCTCGGTGATCTGCTCATCTTCAAAGAGTACATCACTGCAGAACAGCTGGATTCCGCGCTGGAGGAACAGTCTCAGGGAGATGGCAGCCAGCTGCTGGGTGAGCTGCTGGTCAACAACGAATATTGCACCGAAGAGCAGGTGCTGGAATGCCTGGCCCTGGAATACCGGATTCCCTACGTACAGCTCGACAGCCGCATGTTCGACTCGAAAATCTTCGATGTTCTGCCGCGTGAATTTGTGGAAAAGCATACGGTGCTGCCCCTGTTCAAAGTCCGCAACGTTTTGACTGTCGCAGTCGCGGAACCGACAAACGTCTTCCTGGTCGACCAGCTCCGCGACCTGACCAAATCAGAAATTCAGATTGTCGCCGCCAGCGCCCGCGAAATCCGCCGGATGGTGCAGACTTATATGCCGAACACGAACGTGTTCGTGATCGACGACATCATTGATGATGCGAACGGCACCAATGTCGAACTGATTGAAGAATCGATCGACGACATCGGCTTCGATGTCGAGTTTGCCGGCCAGAGCCCGATCATCAAGCTGGTCAACTACATTATCTATAATGCGGTTCGCGAGGGGGCCAGCGATATTCACATCGAACCCAACGAACAGCAGTTGCGGGTGCGCTATCGCGTGGATGGAGTGCTGCACCAGGCACTTGAGCCGCCCGTGCATCTGGCGCCTGCGGTTTCTTCGCGTATCAAGATCATGGCAAGTCTCGACATCAGCGAACGTCGTCTGCCCCAGGACGGACGAATTCACGTCCTGATGGAAGGACGTCCCATCGACCTGCGTGTGAGTACGCTTCCCATGCCGAGCGGTGAAAAGGTCGTGATTCGTATTCTGGATAACCGCAGCGTCAATATTTCACTCGAACAGCTGGGCTTCAGTTCCGAAGTCCTGGAAAACTTCACTGAACAGCTGGAAAAACCGAACGGCATTATTCTGGTGACCGGGCCTACCGGTAGTGGTAAGAGTACCACCCTGTATGCGGCTCTGAATGCCGTCAGCTCGATTGAGAAAAATGTCTGTACGGTCGAAGACCCGATCGAATATCAGCTGCCGATCATCAATCAGTTCCAGGTGAATGAAAAAATCGGTCTCTCATTCGCCACGATCCTGCGAAGTCTGCTGCGACAGGACCCGGATGTGGTGATGGTGGGCGAAATCCGCGACCAGGAAACCGGTAAGATCGCCATCCAGGCAGCCCTGACCGGTCACCTCGTCTTCAGTACGCTGCACACCAACGATGCGATTTCCGCGATTACGCGTCTGATCAATATGGGTGTCGACGACTACCTGATTGCGGCAGCCGTCAACATGGCACTGGCGCAGCGACTCTGTCGTAAATTGTGTCCGAAATGCAAAACACCGTATGAATTGCCCAAAGCGATGCAACTGGCGGTGGAACGGGTCGGCCTGGAAGCGAACGAATTTTATAAAAACAAAGGCTGCAAGCGGTGCCGCAACACCGGATTCTCCGGGCGTATCGGCGTGCATGAGATCCTGACCATCGATGATCAGCTGCGGGAAATCATCTCATCTAATCCTACAGTGGCAGCAGTCAAAGAATATGCACAGAACAATGGCATGATCCCCCTGCGGTACGACGCTCTGCGTAAAGCCCAGGAAGGACTGACGACAGTGGAAGAAGCCATCAAAGTCAGTGATGAAGGCTGGATTCCCCGAAAACCCGCGCTGATCCGTTCCCATTCATAA
- a CDS encoding type II secretion system F family protein — translation MQFTYIARNTTGQNQSGELVAETREDAVAKLRQEGLYLLSLEEADEKSSKSLAATRKKRVSRKDVIYFTNQMAIMVDAGVPVATALEGIAKQIENETLAEILSCIQKDVEAGSDLSSALSEFPRLFDKTYVNLIKASEASGTMPQMLNRIAQQAEEEQETIQQVKGALIYPAVMLVMCIGVCVFLLTYVFPKLMPMFAARGAAVPTPTKMMIFVSTAITSYWYLLLLFLAAVIGFFFYMRNQAWGKATFDWCLIRMPVFGSMLKKLAISRSIRTLATTVNAGVPMLEAIELSAGVSDNVYFKQSWMEISEQVTTGKQIHEALEGKSLFPPTMQQMIASGESTGRLGMVLNKLSDYFDRDVKIAIKSATTLVEPLMVVCMGSIIGFIALSMLLPIFTLSTSH, via the coding sequence ATGCAATTCACATATATAGCACGCAACACGACAGGACAGAATCAGTCCGGAGAACTGGTCGCTGAGACCAGGGAAGATGCGGTTGCCAAGTTGCGCCAGGAAGGTCTGTATCTGCTCTCACTGGAAGAAGCGGATGAAAAGTCATCCAAGAGTCTGGCAGCAACCCGTAAAAAACGGGTCTCTCGCAAAGACGTGATCTATTTTACCAACCAGATGGCGATTATGGTCGACGCGGGTGTGCCCGTGGCCACAGCCCTGGAGGGAATTGCGAAGCAGATTGAAAACGAAACACTCGCCGAGATTCTATCCTGCATTCAGAAAGACGTTGAAGCGGGAAGCGACCTCTCCAGCGCACTGAGTGAATTTCCACGGCTGTTCGATAAAACCTATGTGAACCTCATCAAGGCCAGCGAAGCCAGTGGTACGATGCCACAGATGCTGAACCGGATTGCACAGCAGGCTGAAGAAGAACAGGAAACCATTCAGCAGGTGAAGGGCGCTTTGATCTACCCGGCTGTGATGCTGGTGATGTGTATCGGCGTCTGTGTTTTCCTGCTGACATATGTCTTTCCCAAGCTGATGCCCATGTTCGCTGCCCGTGGTGCTGCGGTTCCCACACCGACTAAAATGATGATTTTCGTCTCGACGGCCATCACCTCTTACTGGTATCTGCTGCTGCTGTTTCTAGCGGCTGTGATCGGCTTCTTCTTCTATATGCGGAATCAGGCCTGGGGCAAAGCGACGTTCGACTGGTGTCTGATTCGGATGCCGGTCTTTGGCTCGATGCTCAAAAAACTGGCCATCAGCCGCAGCATCCGTACGCTGGCAACTACGGTTAACGCGGGGGTTCCCATGCTGGAAGCCATCGAACTGAGCGCTGGTGTATCCGACAATGTTTATTTCAAACAGAGCTGGATGGAAATCAGCGAGCAGGTTACGACCGGAAAACAGATTCACGAGGCACTGGAAGGCAAATCATTATTTCCCCCCACGATGCAGCAGATGATCGCTTCCGGCGAATCGACGGGCCGACTGGGAATGGTGCTCAATAAGCTGAGCGACTACTTTGATCGGGATGTCAAAATCGCCATCAAGTCCGCCACGACCCTGGTGGAACCGTTGATGGTGGTCTGCATGGGCTCGATCATCGGTTTTATCGCACTCTCGATGCTGTTGCCGATCTTCACGCTGAGTACCAGCCACTAA
- a CDS encoding type IV pilus twitching motility protein PilT, with product MEMNDLLHAAVDSDASDILLVTDAPPMFRIDGQLRTTALEPLDPETIRDLCDQVMKVQQKEILEKQKDVDFAITVPRLGRFRFNIHVQRGSLAAAIRRFSNEVCTLSSLELPPVVEELTRLKTGLILVTGQTGSGKSTTLAAMVEAINQRDSKHIITLEDPIEYQFQHGKSLIEQREIGEDCPGFTSGLKHVLRQDPDVILIGELRDLDTIRVALQAAETGHLVLASLHVSSAAGVVDRLVEVFPPEEQSQVRSHLAESLRAVITQRLLPAAMSNGRVAAVEIMLTNRAIQTSIRESTTHLIPGIISTNRRVGMQTMEQALKELLLNGKVDAETVDEHLQELKGEASGKEYSHGLLA from the coding sequence ATGGAAATGAACGACCTGTTACACGCGGCTGTGGACAGTGATGCTTCGGATATCCTGCTGGTAACCGACGCACCACCCATGTTCCGTATTGACGGTCAGCTGCGCACTACCGCCCTGGAACCGCTGGATCCCGAAACGATTCGCGATCTGTGCGACCAGGTGATGAAGGTGCAACAGAAAGAAATTCTCGAAAAGCAGAAGGACGTCGACTTCGCGATCACCGTTCCGCGGCTGGGGCGTTTCCGTTTCAATATCCATGTGCAGCGCGGTTCCCTGGCAGCTGCCATCCGTCGATTCTCCAATGAAGTCTGTACGCTGAGCAGCCTGGAACTACCCCCTGTCGTGGAAGAGCTGACGCGGCTCAAAACCGGGCTGATCCTGGTGACCGGGCAGACCGGTTCCGGTAAGTCCACCACGCTGGCGGCCATGGTCGAAGCCATTAATCAGCGGGATTCAAAACATATCATCACTCTGGAAGATCCGATTGAATATCAGTTCCAGCATGGAAAATCCCTGATCGAACAGCGGGAGATCGGCGAAGACTGTCCCGGGTTCACCTCGGGGTTGAAACATGTTCTGCGGCAGGATCCGGATGTCATTCTGATCGGGGAATTGCGGGATCTGGATACCATTCGTGTCGCGTTGCAGGCTGCGGAGACCGGTCACCTGGTGCTCGCTTCACTGCACGTTTCCAGCGCAGCGGGAGTCGTCGATCGACTGGTCGAAGTCTTTCCTCCGGAAGAACAGTCTCAGGTACGCAGCCACCTGGCGGAATCGTTAAGGGCTGTCATTACCCAACGCTTATTACCCGCGGCGATGTCCAATGGTCGTGTGGCTGCTGTGGAAATCATGCTGACGAATCGGGCAATTCAAACCAGTATTCGCGAATCGACGACCCATCTGATCCCAGGCATTATTTCGACGAACCGCCGCGTAGGTATGCAGACGATGGAACAGGCTCTCAAAGAACTGCTGTTAAACGGCAAAGTCGACGCGGAAACCGTGGACGAACACCTGCAGGAATTAAAGGGCGAAGCGTCGGGCAAAGAATATTCTCATGGATTACTGGCTTAA
- a CDS encoding AI-2E family transporter, with protein sequence MVRLVSLSIIFCLILFLGVTFFKVILPFLLPLFLAAVVAMVSQPLLQYFIKRSRGHVRIAASITTTLIISAIFVPLCVGIFLGSLQLFTTVVNALDEANWNKTVQTVREKVEVSNVKLHQFVEWSNEYLGKEAAAEEGTSNQEQSQVTDDFIRKNLQATLVPIAKRSLGFAASTVGLLGTVFSAAIAWIMFVIALYYFLADGYVLVESTQSLIPVHLDYQRQLIDKFQKVVRAVVLGTFLAAIGQGLMTAIALYIVGFEHFFILLILATITSMVPLMGSWIIWGPCAGWLMYEGDWGAAIFLTLFGTLVVGTMDNVIRTYILQSDAKLHPLLAFVSVLGGLQMMGLWGVFIGPIVASCLHALVQIFNAELRAFSKEKFNSNNLLDMVPEEEKVKQEDDQQPGPKAETETTRADAPAAGPSPEADTTAESPESPKSQPEQKQEKKSPESD encoded by the coding sequence ATGGTTCGCCTCGTTTCACTCAGCATCATTTTCTGCCTGATCCTGTTCCTGGGAGTGACCTTCTTCAAGGTAATCCTGCCGTTCCTGCTGCCCCTTTTTCTGGCAGCCGTGGTCGCCATGGTCAGTCAGCCCCTCCTCCAGTATTTCATTAAACGGTCCCGGGGCCACGTCCGTATTGCCGCCAGCATCACGACCACGCTGATCATTTCCGCGATCTTTGTTCCCCTGTGTGTGGGGATTTTCCTGGGTTCCCTGCAGCTGTTTACCACGGTGGTGAATGCGCTTGATGAAGCAAACTGGAATAAAACCGTGCAGACGGTCCGCGAAAAGGTGGAGGTCAGTAACGTCAAACTGCATCAGTTCGTGGAATGGTCCAACGAATACCTGGGAAAAGAGGCAGCTGCGGAAGAGGGAACCAGCAATCAGGAACAGTCGCAAGTCACCGATGATTTCATCCGCAAGAATCTGCAGGCGACTCTGGTTCCGATCGCCAAACGTTCGCTCGGTTTCGCTGCTTCAACCGTGGGGTTGCTCGGCACCGTGTTTTCCGCCGCGATCGCCTGGATCATGTTTGTGATTGCCCTGTATTACTTTCTGGCCGATGGATACGTGCTCGTCGAATCGACACAGTCTCTGATTCCCGTGCACCTGGATTACCAGCGGCAGCTGATCGATAAGTTTCAGAAAGTCGTGCGGGCCGTGGTTTTGGGAACCTTCCTGGCGGCCATTGGTCAGGGACTGATGACTGCGATCGCCTTATACATTGTCGGTTTTGAGCATTTCTTCATTCTTCTGATCCTCGCCACGATCACATCGATGGTTCCCCTGATGGGGTCCTGGATTATCTGGGGTCCCTGTGCCGGCTGGTTGATGTACGAGGGAGACTGGGGCGCGGCGATCTTCTTGACCCTGTTCGGGACACTGGTCGTCGGTACGATGGACAACGTCATCCGTACCTATATTTTGCAGAGTGACGCAAAACTGCATCCCCTGCTTGCCTTCGTCAGTGTGTTGGGCGGACTGCAGATGATGGGGCTCTGGGGGGTTTTCATCGGCCCGATCGTCGCTTCCTGTCTGCACGCACTTGTGCAGATCTTTAATGCCGAGCTTCGTGCGTTCTCCAAGGAGAAATTCAACAGCAATAATCTGCTCGACATGGTCCCGGAGGAGGAAAAAGTGAAACAGGAAGATGATCAGCAGCCAGGACCCAAAGCAGAGACAGAGACCACCAGGGCAGATGCACCCGCAGCGGGTCCGTCACCAGAGGCAGATACAACAGCAGAGTCTCCCGAGTCACCGAAATCCCAACCAGAGCAGAAGCAGGAAAAGAAATCGCCTGAGTCGGATTAG
- a CDS encoding GGDEF domain-containing protein — MRNYYTAIQFWSYSLLVVCLCPLAVFLGAYMHWPLGVAPLLLLAPPTVLAAVSSPRVCYWTITVLSISSCFAEIFFRPDLEEVRSTYPASIMCASVLVGLVLLIDLYMGKLRHKLSQMHDQNDELVRQLYQTQKQAAADASKSGITQINEKPVSEQKENTSVESGVNYPLLLLTLQDIGRRISTNQSNESLIPTVISTAKASLQCESCQVYLWDSKSRALKNALPARARDRLDYRPAANHGVAAWVIEHRQIVMRNDADQDYRLKRIIEDDPQMPDAIAPLTVGSELIGLLIIDKIDVDSPTIGRLIYILSNIYALGIKNSQLFKRIEEMASRDGLTGLYNHATFQEKLHELVKGAEAQSTSLSIIMSDIDHFKSFNDTYGHQAGDFVLKEVARIWKTVMPDNAVLARYGGEEFIGVLLDHEYSQARQIAEDLRETLENCPILFEGQQLQVTASFGVTEFRHPATNTKDLVRVADEYLYKAKEGGRNQVVGLDTNATRKPGT, encoded by the coding sequence ATGCGAAATTATTATACTGCCATCCAGTTCTGGTCTTACTCCCTGCTGGTAGTCTGCCTGTGTCCGCTGGCGGTCTTCCTGGGTGCCTACATGCACTGGCCCCTGGGGGTGGCTCCCTTGCTCCTGCTGGCACCCCCAACAGTTCTGGCGGCGGTCTCTTCACCACGGGTCTGTTACTGGACCATTACAGTGCTCTCCATCAGTTCCTGCTTCGCCGAAATTTTCTTTCGCCCGGACCTGGAAGAAGTCAGAAGTACCTACCCAGCGAGCATTATGTGCGCTAGCGTGCTTGTCGGACTGGTACTGCTGATCGATCTCTACATGGGCAAACTGCGTCACAAACTGTCTCAGATGCACGACCAGAATGACGAACTGGTCCGTCAGCTGTACCAGACTCAGAAACAGGCCGCTGCCGATGCTTCGAAATCGGGAATTACACAAATCAATGAGAAACCGGTCAGCGAGCAGAAAGAGAATACGAGTGTCGAGAGTGGCGTGAATTATCCACTGCTCCTGCTGACGCTGCAGGACATCGGTCGTCGGATCTCTACCAATCAATCCAATGAATCTTTGATTCCGACCGTGATCAGCACAGCCAAAGCTTCGCTGCAATGTGAATCATGCCAGGTTTATCTGTGGGATTCAAAATCACGAGCTCTGAAAAATGCACTGCCCGCGCGAGCCCGCGACCGACTGGACTACCGGCCTGCAGCCAATCATGGCGTAGCCGCCTGGGTGATCGAACATCGTCAGATCGTAATGCGGAACGACGCCGACCAGGATTACCGCCTCAAGCGGATCATCGAAGACGATCCACAGATGCCGGATGCGATTGCACCGCTGACCGTGGGTTCGGAACTGATCGGGCTGTTGATCATCGATAAGATCGACGTGGATTCTCCCACCATTGGTCGCCTGATTTACATTCTTTCCAATATCTACGCGTTGGGCATCAAGAATTCACAGTTGTTCAAACGCATTGAAGAGATGGCCAGCCGCGATGGACTGACCGGATTGTATAACCATGCGACCTTCCAGGAAAAACTGCATGAACTGGTGAAGGGCGCAGAAGCGCAGTCCACGAGCCTCAGCATCATCATGAGCGACATCGATCACTTCAAATCTTTCAACGATACTTACGGGCACCAGGCTGGTGACTTCGTACTGAAAGAGGTCGCCCGCATCTGGAAAACCGTGATGCCTGATAATGCCGTGCTGGCACGCTACGGCGGTGAAGAGTTCATCGGCGTCCTGCTGGATCACGAATATTCCCAGGCACGTCAGATCGCGGAAGATTTACGTGAGACCCTGGAAAACTGCCCGATTCTGTTTGAAGGGCAGCAACTACAAGTCACAGCCAGCTTTGGTGTTACAGAATTCCGTCACCCCGCAACGAATACGAAAGATCTGGTGCGGGTGGCTGATGAATATCTCTACAAGGCGAAGGAAGGCGGACGAAATCAGGTGGTCGGCCTGGATACGAACGCCACCAGGAAACCGGGTACATAA
- a CDS encoding STAS domain-containing protein, with protein sequence MQITTEVFGKVLVAHTPDELTDDTSGDFVHALSDAINEQHYQVVLQMDRSDLLDSAGLTALLDLQDLTREHGGNLKISGLEEPGKKILEMTRLDQRIDIFDSVIEAVSSFQ encoded by the coding sequence ATGCAGATCACAACGGAAGTTTTTGGCAAAGTTCTGGTGGCTCATACGCCGGATGAACTGACGGATGACACATCCGGTGATTTCGTCCATGCGCTGTCAGACGCGATTAACGAACAGCATTACCAGGTTGTCCTGCAGATGGATCGCAGCGATCTTCTGGACAGTGCCGGTCTGACGGCCTTACTCGATCTGCAGGATCTGACCCGGGAACACGGGGGGAATCTCAAGATCAGCGGCCTGGAAGAACCTGGCAAGAAAATTCTGGAAATGACACGACTCGACCAGCGGATCGATATTTTCGATTCGGTGATCGAAGCGGTTTCCAGCTTTCAATAA